DNA sequence from the Streptomyces canus genome:
CCGCGGCCGGCAAGCGGGAGCTGCCGCGCACCGAGACCAAGGAGTTCTCGCTGCTCGGTGTCTCCTGGACGGGGGTGACCAAACCGCTGGAGGGCAGGGCGCAGGTCCGTACCCGCAGCAGCGACACGGGCGAGTGGACCGCCTGGCAGGACCTGGAGACGAACATCGACCCACCGGAGGACCCCGAGGAGCGCAGCGGCGCCCGCGGTGCGTCCGAACCGCTGTGGGTCGGTCCCTCGGACGGCGTGCAGGTGCAGGTCGTCCACGAGGACGGCACCACGAGTGCCGGACTTCCCAAGGGACTTGAGGTCAACCTGGTCGACCCGGGCATCGCGACCGCCGCGGAGCAGAAGAACACCGGCGACGACACGGACCCGGCGGCGTTCGCCGCGGACGAGACGCCCACGCCGACTCCGACGGTGAGCGACAGCACGTCCGCCTCTCCGACCGCGACCCCGACCGACACGGCCACGGCCACGCCGACGGCCACCGCCACCATCCCCACCGCGCCCCCGTCGACGGTCCCCGCGCCCTCGGTGGTCTCCCGCGCCGACTGGGGCGCCGACGAGTCGCTCAGCCCGGACCCGTCGGAGTACAACGCCGATGTGAAGGCCGTCTTCGTGCACCACACGGACGGCTCCAACGACTACTCGTGCGCCGACTCCGCGTCGATCGTGCGCGGCATCTACGCGTACCACACGCAGACCAACGGCTGGAACGACATCGGCTACAACTTCCTCGTCGACAAGTGCGGCACCATCTTCGAGGGCCGCAAGGGCGGCGTGGACCTGCCGGTCCTCGGCGCGCACACCTACGGCTGGAACCGTGAGTCCACCGGCATCGCGATCCTCGGCAACTACACCGACGCGGGCGCCTCGGACGCCGCCCTCACCTCGGTCGCCCGGATCACGGCCTGGAAGCTCGGCCAGTACGGCGTCGACCCCGACTCGACGGTCCAGTTGAAGGCGGGCGCGACCCAGAAGAACCTCGCCGGTACGAGCTTCACCGCGGGCAGCCTCTACACCTTCAACCGGGTCTCCGGCCACCGCGACGGCTACGCCACCGAGTGCCCGGGCACCTCGCTCTACGCCCAGTTGCCGACCATCCGCGCCTGGGCGTCCGGCCCGGTGCAGGGCCTGAAGCTCACCTCGCTGACCGGCGCGACCCTGTCCGGCTCGACGTACTACACCAAGGGCGCGATCACGGCCAAGTGGTCGGCCACCACGCCGAGTTCGCTGATCTCGAAGTTCGAGCTGCTGGTCGACGGCCAGGTCGTCGCCACCACGTCCGGTACGGCGACCTCGGCCGGCACCACCCTGGCCGCGGGCAGCCACAAGGTCGCCGTACGGGCCGTGCACCAGTCCGGCAAGACCACTCCGGCGACCACCGCGCTCACCGTCGTGACCGACACCACCGCGCCGACCTTCTCCACCACACCGACGATCACCCTGCGCACCGGCACGGTCACCACCACCGCCGCCCCGGTCACCCTCGGCTGGAAGGCCGCCGACTCGCAGGCCCTGAAGCAGGTGAGCCTGCTGTCCCCGACGACGGCCACCTTCGGCTCGACCACCACGAGCTCCAGCCGTACCGCCAAGCCCGGTACCGCTAGCACCTGGTCGATGAAGGCGTACGACGTCGCGGGCAACACCCGTACGTCGTCCCCCTCGTACACGCCGATGATCCTTCAGGAGACCTCGGCCACCAAGTCCGGCAGCTGGACCACCCGTTCCTCCACCAGCTACCTCGGCGGCAAGTCGTACTCCAGCGGTTCCAAGGGCGCGAGCCTGACCTGGACGTTCACCGGCCGGTCCGCCGCGTGGGTGGTCTCGCGGGCGTCCACCTCCGGGCAGGCGTACGTGTACGTGGACGGCACCAAGGTCGCGACCGTGGACCTGAAGTCCTCGACGACGGCCTACCGCCAGGCGATCTGGACCAAGTCGTGGTCCAGCAGCGCCAAGCACACGGTGAAGATCGTGGTGGTGGGCACCGGCGGCCGCCCGACGATCACGACGGACGGCCTGGTCTACATCAAGTAGGGCCTCAGCCCAGCGAGTCCACCGGCTCGGGCGTCCGCTCCCCCGCACCCTGGGGGGGTGGGCGCCCGTCCCGCGTTCACGGCGATTCCCGCGATCAGCGCGGCCGGCAGCAGCGCCCCGAACGCCCACCAGGTGGCCACGGTGAAGCCGTGCACCGTGGCCTCGGCCTGGAGCAGCCGCTTGTCGACGCCGGGTCCGGCGTGCGCCGTCAGGTAGGTCGCGGTCACGCTCGCGGCGATCGTGTTCAGAAGGTCATCATCGCCGTACTCATGCCGAGACCCAGCATCAGCATCCCGGGCAGGACGTGCGGGACGTACGCCGGCGTCCTCGGTCAGTGCCGCACGGCACCCGTCGCATCCCGGCACAGCAGTCGCAGCGAGCCGTCCCCGGCGAAGCAGCGGCGGGCCTCGTCCACCGGGTCCCAGAGCCGTCCGTCGGGCGTACGGACCCAGTGCTCGCCGCCGCTCGTCCACCACTCGGCACCGGCCTGGCGGACCACGACCTCACCGGCGTAGGCGCCGAGCCCGCGCAGCACGGTCTCCACGGCGGCGTACGGCGCCCCCTCGCGCCGTATCTCCTCGATCAGCCGGTCGACGCGCCACAGGCTCTGCGCCGAGTAGTCGAGCCGGACGCGTGCGCCCTCGCGCAGGGCCGACACCGCGTCGGCCGCCCAGCGCACGGGCTTGGTCGCGGCGGAGGGCCTGGGTGCGGGCATGGGCGCCTGGCGGGTCGTCACATCAGCGGTCGCATGAGTCGTCACATCAGTCATCACTTGGGGAAAGCGTCTCAGCGAGGCGATTCGTCACCCGGATCGGGGCGTTCGCGCGGACCGGTGCAGGACCGACCCACCTTCGCCGTATCCCTCTCCGGACGGTCACAGGACCCTCTCTGTCGCGAGGTTGACGCCAGAGTGACGATTCACCCCTCCGCCGCGCTCCTGTCTCTGATGAGCGACTACTTCCATCTCCGCGCGGTGCCGCCCTCGGCCCTGCGCAACAGCGCGAACTGGATGCAACGGCTGTTCGAGGACGACTGGGACGCCGTCCGCGAACGCATCGGACGACACCGGGAGGAGGTGCTGGACAAGTCCTACCTGGACCACGAACTCCTCTACGCCGGCGCCGAGGTGGTCCTCGGCGGACTGCCGGTCTACCCGGGCGACCACGACAAGCCCCCGTTCCTGCTCCTGACGGCGGCCCGGGCGCACCGCGTCTCGGCGTACCTCGGTTCGGCCGACTTCGAGGCCCTGTGGCTGGTCGTCCGCGAGGAGTTGCTGCCCCGACACGGCGGGACGGCCGCGGAACGGGAGGCGCGGGGGGTGTTCGCGGCGGCGCACCGGGATCTGACGGCCTTCTACGATCAGACGGCCCGGTACGGGGACGCGGTGGTCAAGTGGCTCGTCCGGTGAGCCGCTCCGCCATCGAGCCGCCCTCCCTCACCCCCGCCGCCGGTTCCTCCGGGACACCACCGCGCGCAGCACCCGGCGACCCTCCGTCGACACCTCGAGGGCCGGTCGCAGACCTGCCGGGCCGTGACCGGCGAGGAGTTCCAGGACGGTGATCTGGCGGCGCAGTTCGGCGGCGACGAGGGGGGACATGCCCTCCGTACGGCCCTCACGGCGGGCGTCGACCGAGTCGCCGGCGTCCTTCAGGGGGTCGAGCAGCCGGTGGATCCGGAGCGCGGCGACCGAGCAGGCGTCGGCCCACACCCGTACCCGGTCGGCGGACCGTTCGACCGGCGCGGCGGCGAGCATCCGGCGGGCCAGCAGCACGGCCTCGTCCTCACCGGAGCCGGAACCGGAACCAGAGCCGGAACCAGAGCCGGAACCGGAGCCGGAGAAGTCGCCGGAGCCACCCGCGTCCGACTCCCCGTCGCCTCCGTCGGCCGCCCCGAACTCCCCGCCCAGCTTCCCCCGCACCTGCTCCAGCCGTTCGCCCCACTCCGCGGCGCCGGCGTCGTCCGCGAGCCCCGCCCACAGGGGCCGAAGGACCTCGTCGTCGCCACCGAGCAGCGGTACGCAGCGATCCAAACAAGCCAACCCGCTGGCGGCCAGTCCGCGTTCGTCGGCCTGGCCGATCAGCTCCACCAGACTCATCCACGCCTCCCTCGCCGAGCGGCATTCCCTAACGGAACCCGCACCTCCCCTTACTGCGCGCGACGGCCCGGGAGTGTCACAGGGGTACGACACCGAGCCGGTCGAGCATACGGAAGAAGAGATTTTCGGCCAACAGGTCGGGGTCGGCGTTCAGTACGTCGAGCAGTGGCTCCTCGGCCACCTCGTACCCCGCCTCCGCCGCCCAGGCGACGGCCCGGGCGGCCGCGTCCCGGGGTTCGAGGAAGTAGTCCTCCAGGGTCAGCCCCTCCTCGCCGCCCCCGAGGTACTCGGCCATGGCGGAACGGGCCAGACAGGTCGTCCAGGCCCCGCTCTCCGGCCCCGCCGCCTCCAGCACGACCGACGCGCTGTCCATGACGTATCCGAAGAGCGCCGGCGAACCGCTCTCCAGGGCAAGGGCGTTCATGTTCCCGACATCGCCCTCGCCGTTCGCGTACTCCCAGACCTGCCATCCGCCGGGCGCCGACTCGCGCAGGACCATGCCCTCGGCTCCGGCCAGCGCGTCCAGCTCGGCGAGCGGCCGCTCCCCGCGGCCCACGACGAAGTAACCCCAGTAGCCCATCCCCGGTTCCCCCTGGCTGCTCGGTACGGCTGGCCCGAATACACCACATTCGTACGGCAGTTCGCAGCAGGATGGACCAAATCCGTCACACGGCGACGGGCACCGCGGGTCCCTGGCGGGCCTTCTCGTCCTGCATCCGGGTCAGCCGCAGCACGAGGGCGACGGCGACCAGGGCGGCCACGAGGTCGACACCGTCCGCGAACATCACCTGCGTCATGGAGTCGTGGATCTCCTGGGAGGTGTCGGCCGCGTCGAACGCGGTGTACAGGAACCGCCCGATGGTGTTCGTGAGGAGCCACAGCGCCCACCACACGTTGATCAGGGCATGCCCGCCGGGCTTGTCCCCCGTGCTGCTCGCGTCCCAGATGTCGACCACGACCCGGCGCGGGTACCACAGGTTCGCGATCGGCACGACCCAGCCGGCGATCACCCAGGCGCGCGCCCTGTGGTGTCCGTCCGGGGCGAAGACCTCGGCGTTGCGCCGAACCCGCCACAGCCAGATCACGAAGACGACGGCGCAGGCCAGCAGCACGAGCACCTGTGCGCTGCCGGCCGCGGCGGTGAGCTTGTCCGCCAGATCGGCCCGGTCCAGTACGGCGGCCCCGGTGTCGCCGACGGCGAGGTCGCCCGTGACGTCGTACATGAGGAAGTCCGCGCCGAGGGCGAACACGTCGACGGCCGCGGCCAGTCCGAGCAGTACCGCGGTGGCGCGTCCGAGGCCGATCGGCGAGCGCAGCGGGATCCTCGGTGTGACACCGGCCGGCGGGATCGCGAACCCGGCGGGTGTGGCGCACCCGGCGCACAGCACGCCCTCCGGTGCCGCTTCGGCATGCAGGCAGCGCGTACAGAGCATGGTGAGGTCCCCCCGAGGTGCGGATGATCAGCAGACCGCGCGGGTTCTCCCCAGAGCCTTACGCGCGGCATGCGGAACATACGGTTCGACGGCCCCGTACGTCCACAGGAATCCCCGGTTCCTCAGCTCAGCCGGTCCGCGAGCGCCTTGAACCGCGTCCAGGTCAGGGCGGGCTTCCCCGGATCCCACAGCTTCTGCACGGTCGCCCGCAGCGGCATCCGGATGCCTGCCGCGACCTGGTCCTGCGTCTGCGCGTTCGGGAAGTCGCACCACACCGCGAAGTACCCGCCGAGGATCTGGCTGTCGTACTTCGAGGGGACGGCTGTCGTGCCGCGGAGGACTCTCGGGGTCCACTCCTCGTAGATCCGCTGTCCCGTCGGATAGGAGAACTGGTTAGGCTGCCCGAGGACGTAGTAGAGGAACTTGTCGTTGTAGTTGACGACCTTGCGCCCCGCGCTCAGATACTCCACCGGCTGCCGGGCGCCGATCTCCTTGCCCGTCCAGTACCCGACCCGGATGTCGTCGGCGGCCCGGACGGACGTCGCCCGGAAGAATCCGTCGTTCCACGCGATCGGGGCCCTGCCGTGCGCCCGGACGGTGTCGGCGCGGTCGTTGAGCCAGCCCGTGGTCAGGTCCTCGACGGTGGCGCCGGCGCCGTAGGCCTTCCTGGCGGCGGCGGCGAGCTGCGGATAGGTCGCCTCCGGGTCGGACACCATGAGCGCGCGGTACTCGTCGCCGCCGAGGTGCCAGTCGGCACCGGGGAAGAGGCCGGCGTACTCGTTCAGCAGGTCGTCGACGATCTTGGCGGAAGCGGGGTTGGAGATGTCGACGGCCCCGCGCGCCGCGTTCCCCGCCCCACTGCGCAGCTGGAGCTCCGGGTGGGCGGCGATGACGGCCCCCAGGTGTCCGGGCGAGTCGATCTCCGGTACGACGGTGATGTGCCGCTGCGCCGCGAGCGCGACGATCCTCTTCACCTGCGCCTTGGTCAGGTGCTGCGCCGACACGATCTCCGGGTGCGAGTCGGACTCGATCCGGAACGCCTGGTCGTCGGAGAAGTGCAGCTGGAGCCGGTTGAACTTCAGGTCGCCCAGTTCCCGGACCCGGTCCTCGATCCAGCCGGCCGTGAAGTTCTTGCGGGCGATGTCGAGGAGGAACCCGCGCACCGGCTTGGCGGGCTCGTCGCGCACGACGCCCTCCGGTGCCGTACCGCCACCGTGCACCGCCTGCTTGAGCGTGCGGGTGCCGTAGAACACCCCCGCGTCATCCGGGCCACTTATGGCGACCCGCCCGCCGCGCACGGTCATGCGGTACGACTCCGGGTTCGCCCCCTTCCCGCCATTGACCGTGAGGCGTACGTCCCCGGCGCGTATGTCGTCCTTCTGCCCGGCGTACGTCAGCCCCAGCTCACCGGCGAGGAGACGCCCCTCGTCGGCGAGGCCGGCGTCGTTCACGACCACGCGCCGACCGGGGGCGGGACGCCAGCCGGGACCGCGCGCCGGGGTGTGGGCGCGGACGGCGGGGATGGTGCGGGGTGTGGCGGACAGGGGGTAGGACCGGGTGGGGCTGGGGGTCGGGCTCGGGGCCCTCGAAGGGGCCCGGGAGCCTTCCGCTCTGCCGCCCAGAGGTGACTCGGCCTGGGAACTGGCCGATCCGGCCGGGTCGCTGTCGCCGCCCGCCCACAGACCGAGTCCCACCCCGACCGCGACGGTGACGACCACCGCCCCCGCGATCAGCCCCCGCGCCTGCTTCTCCGTTCGCTTCCTGTGCTGGCTCACATCGCCAACCTAGGGCCTTGCGCGTGAGGACCGCGTCCTCCAACCGTGCCGAAACGCCCCCGTGCGGGTGAAAATCGGGCATCCGTCGGACAGATCATGTCCACTCTCGATAGCGTGACGTCACACCGCTCACAGCTTCCTCTGCCGAAACACACGTGACGCCCACACATTCTCCTGGCCGACTGGCCATACCGTGCCTGCCCACCGTCCTGGACGCCTTCAACATCGCGCCCGCCGACGAGGCCAGGCTCCTTCTCCTGCACTGCCTGCACAGCCTGCGCTGGGCGGAACGGGTCGCGGCCCACCGCCCCTATCCGACCGTGGACGCGCTGCTGGCCGCGTCGGACGAGGCGGCCTACGACCTGACCGTGTCGGATCTCTCCGAGGCCCTGGCTGCCGAGACCCTGCCGGCGCTGCCGGACGGGGTCTACTCGGCAGCACACATGGCCATGGACGCGGCCCACGCGGCCTATGAGGCCCGCTTCGGACACGCTTTCGTCATCTGCCTGGACGGCCTGCCCCCGGCAGAGGCCCTGGACCACGCCCTGGCGGGCATCCGGTCACGATTGACAAACGATCCGGAGGAAGAACGCGTGGTGGCGGCAGAGGAACTCCGCCGCATCGCGAGGGGCCGGTTGGTGTCTTCCCTGAAGGGCGCGGGGCTGTAGTCGATGTGCGGCTGCCGCCGCGTGGGCGCGACCGCCCCCCACGGCACCGCACCCGGCACATAACAGCTCAGACCACCCCATCAGCCGTCGAGTTCCCCCATCTGCGTGCCACTTTGATCACACAGGTAGGCCCCGGCTAAGCCCAGCGGCAGCGCATCGCTACGATGCTGGGGGCCGGTGGACCGTACCCGGCCGGGTCGACCGACAGCACAAGCCGGCAGACCCCGATACCCCGCTCCCGGAGGGACTTCCGTGCCGGCTGGAACGCTGTACCGCGGCCGGGAAGGAATGTGGTCCTGGGTGGCTCATCGAGTCACCGGCGTCCTCATCTTCTTCTTCCTGTTCGTTCACGTGCTGGACACCGCTCTCGTCCGTGTCTCCCCCGAGGACTACGACAAGGTCGTAGCCACGTACAAGACCCCGATCGTCGCGTGTCTGGAGTACGGCCTCGTCGCGGCCATCCTCTTCCACGCGCTCAACGGCCTGCGCGTCATCGCCGTCGACTTCTGGTCGAAGGGCCCGCGCTACCAGAAGCAGATGCTCTGGTCCGTCGTAGGCCTGTGGGTCGTGCTCATGATCGGGGCGATCTACCCCGTCCTCGGCCACGCCGCTCGTGAACTGTTCGGGAGCTGACACCGATGGCGACCACTGAAACCACCGCTTCCGGCATCGGCCCCGTAGAGGGCGACTCCGGCTACGGCGTCGACAACCCGGCGCCCCTCATCGAGGCCCCGCGCAAGCGGACCAAGAAGACGCCTCGCTCCACCCGCGGCAACTTCGAGATGGCGGCATGGCTGTTCATGCGCCTGTCGGGTGTCGTGCTGGTCGTCCTGGTCATCGGCCACCTGCTGATCCAGCTGGTGCTGGACGGCGGCGTGTCGAAGATCGGCTTCGCGTTCGTCGCGGGCCGCTGGGCGTCCCCGTTCTGGCAGGTCTGGGACCTGTTGATGCTGTGGCTCGCGATGCTGCACGGCGCCAACGGTCTGCGCACGATCATCAACGACTACGCGGAGCGCCCGAACACCCGCCTGTGGCTCAAGGGCCTGCTCTACACCGCCACGGTGTTCACCATCCTGCTCGGCACGCTGGTGATCTTCACCTTCGACCCGAACATCCGCTAGGCACGGGGCTGCGAGAATCATGAAGATCCACAAGTACGACACCGTCATCGTCGGCGCCGGTGGCGCGGGCATGCGCGCGGCCATCGAGTCGACGAAGCGCAGCCGCACCGCCGTGCTGACCAAGCTCTACCCCACCCGCTCCCACACGGGCGCCGCGCAGGGCGGCATGGCCGCAGCGCTCGCGAACGTGGAAGAGGACAACTGGGAGTGGCACACCTTCGACACGGTCAAGGGCGGTGACTACCTGGTCGACCAGGACGCCGCCGAGATCCTGGCGAAGGAGGCCATCGACTCGGTCCTCGACCTGGAGAAGATGGGCCTGCCGTTCAACCGCACGCCGAACGGCACCATCGACCAGCGCCGCTTCGGCGGTCACAGCCGGAACCACGGCGAGGCCCCGGTCCGCCGCTCCTGCTACGCGGCCGACCGCACCGGCCACATGATCCTCCAGACGCTGTACCAGAACTGCGTCAAGGAGGGCGTGGAGTTCTTCAACGAGTTCTACGTCCTGGACCAGCTGATCACCGAGGTCGACGGCGTGAAGCGGTCGGCGGGTGTCGTGGCGTACGAGCTGGCGACCGGCGAGATCCACGTCTTCCAGGCGAAGGCCGTGATCTACGCGTCCGGCGGCTGCGGCAAGTTCTTCAAGGTGACGTCCAACGCCCACACGCTGACCGGTGACGGTCAGGCCGCGGTCTACCGTCGCGGGCTGCCGCTGGAGGACATGGAGTTCTTCCAGTTCCACCCGACCGGCATCTGGCGCATGGGCATCCTGCTGACGGAGGGCGCCCGCGGTGAGGGCGGCATCCTCCGCAACAAGGACGGCGAGCGCTTCATGGAGAAGTACGCGCCGGTCATGAAGGACCTCGCGTCCCGTGACGTCGTCTCCCGCTCCATCTACACCGAGATCCGTGAGGGCCGCGGCTGCGGTCCCGAGGGCGACCACGTCTACCTGGACCTCACCCACCTCCCGCCGGAGCAGCTGGACGCGAAGCTGCCCGACATCACGGAGTTCGCCCGCACCTACCTCGGTATCGAGCCGTACACGGACCCGATCCCGATCCAGCCCACCGCGCACTACGCGATGGGCGGCATCCCGACGAACGTCGAGGGTGAGGTGCTCGCCGACAACACCACGGTGGTCCCGGGCCTGTACGCGGCCGGCGAGGTGGCCTGCGTCTCGGTCCACGGCGCCAACCGCCTGGGCACGAACTCGCTCCTTGACATCAACGTGTTCGGCAAGCGGGCCGGTATCGCCGCCGCCGAGTATTCGCAGAAGGCGGACTACGTCGAGCTGCCCGAGGACCCGGCGCGGCTGGTGCTCGACCAGGTCGAGCGGCTCCGCGACGCCACCGGCACCGAGCGTGTGTCGGTGCTGCGCCGCGAGCTGCAGGAAACCATGGACGCGAACGTCATGGTGTTCCGCACCGAGCAGACGATCAAGACGGCGGTCGAGAAGATCGCGGAGCTGCGCGAGCGCTACAAGAACGTCTCGATCCAGGACAAGGGCCGGCGTTTCAACACGGACCTGCTGGAGGCGATCGAGCTCGGCAACCTGCTGGACCTCGCCGAGGTCATGGCGGTCTCCGCGCTGGCCCGCAAGGAGTCCCGCGGCGGTCACTACCGCGAGGACTACCCGAACCGCGACGACGTCAACTTCATGCGCCACACCATGGCGTACCGCGAGGTGGGCGACGACGGCGCCGAGTCCATCCGTCTCGACTACAAGCCGGTCGTCCAGACCCGCTACCAGCCGATGGAGCGTAAGTACTGATGGCAACCCCTGTTCTGGACAAGGCGGACGCGGCCGGCGAGCCCGAGCCCGGCTTCGCCGACTCCCCGTACATCACGGTCACCTTCCGCGTCCGCCGCTTCAACTCGGAGGTCTCGGCGGAGGCGACCTGGGAAGACTTCCAGCTGGAGATCGACCCGAAGGAACGTGTCCTCGACGCCCTGCACAAGATCAAGTGGGAGCTGGACGGCACGCTGACCTTCCGCCGCTCCTGCGCGCACGGCATCTGCGGCTCGGACGCGATGCGGATCAACGGCAAGAACCGTCTGGCGTGCAAGAC
Encoded proteins:
- a CDS encoding 2-oxo-4-hydroxy-4-carboxy-5-ureidoimidazoline decarboxylase → MTPTHSPGRLAIPCLPTVLDAFNIAPADEARLLLLHCLHSLRWAERVAAHRPYPTVDALLAASDEAAYDLTVSDLSEALAAETLPALPDGVYSAAHMAMDAAHAAYEARFGHAFVICLDGLPPAEALDHALAGIRSRLTNDPEEERVVAAEELRRIARGRLVSSLKGAGL
- a CDS encoding succinate dehydrogenase hydrophobic membrane anchor subunit, with the translated sequence MATTETTASGIGPVEGDSGYGVDNPAPLIEAPRKRTKKTPRSTRGNFEMAAWLFMRLSGVVLVVLVIGHLLIQLVLDGGVSKIGFAFVAGRWASPFWQVWDLLMLWLAMLHGANGLRTIINDYAERPNTRLWLKGLLYTATVFTILLGTLVIFTFDPNIR
- a CDS encoding DUF1877 domain-containing protein → MSDYFHLRAVPPSALRNSANWMQRLFEDDWDAVRERIGRHREEVLDKSYLDHELLYAGAEVVLGGLPVYPGDHDKPPFLLLTAARAHRVSAYLGSADFEALWLVVREELLPRHGGTAAEREARGVFAAAHRDLTAFYDQTARYGDAVVKWLVR
- the sdhA gene encoding succinate dehydrogenase flavoprotein subunit: MKIHKYDTVIVGAGGAGMRAAIESTKRSRTAVLTKLYPTRSHTGAAQGGMAAALANVEEDNWEWHTFDTVKGGDYLVDQDAAEILAKEAIDSVLDLEKMGLPFNRTPNGTIDQRRFGGHSRNHGEAPVRRSCYAADRTGHMILQTLYQNCVKEGVEFFNEFYVLDQLITEVDGVKRSAGVVAYELATGEIHVFQAKAVIYASGGCGKFFKVTSNAHTLTGDGQAAVYRRGLPLEDMEFFQFHPTGIWRMGILLTEGARGEGGILRNKDGERFMEKYAPVMKDLASRDVVSRSIYTEIREGRGCGPEGDHVYLDLTHLPPEQLDAKLPDITEFARTYLGIEPYTDPIPIQPTAHYAMGGIPTNVEGEVLADNTTVVPGLYAAGEVACVSVHGANRLGTNSLLDINVFGKRAGIAAAEYSQKADYVELPEDPARLVLDQVERLRDATGTERVSVLRRELQETMDANVMVFRTEQTIKTAVEKIAELRERYKNVSIQDKGRRFNTDLLEAIELGNLLDLAEVMAVSALARKESRGGHYREDYPNRDDVNFMRHTMAYREVGDDGAESIRLDYKPVVQTRYQPMERKY
- a CDS encoding peptidoglycan recognition protein family protein, with the protein product MKRRAWLTLGAVVLGGGGIATYAVASPSTDAAGDVQPKRPVKVYDLTLKGTAAGKRELPRTETKEFSLLGVSWTGVTKPLEGRAQVRTRSSDTGEWTAWQDLETNIDPPEDPEERSGARGASEPLWVGPSDGVQVQVVHEDGTTSAGLPKGLEVNLVDPGIATAAEQKNTGDDTDPAAFAADETPTPTPTVSDSTSASPTATPTDTATATPTATATIPTAPPSTVPAPSVVSRADWGADESLSPDPSEYNADVKAVFVHHTDGSNDYSCADSASIVRGIYAYHTQTNGWNDIGYNFLVDKCGTIFEGRKGGVDLPVLGAHTYGWNRESTGIAILGNYTDAGASDAALTSVARITAWKLGQYGVDPDSTVQLKAGATQKNLAGTSFTAGSLYTFNRVSGHRDGYATECPGTSLYAQLPTIRAWASGPVQGLKLTSLTGATLSGSTYYTKGAITAKWSATTPSSLISKFELLVDGQVVATTSGTATSAGTTLAAGSHKVAVRAVHQSGKTTPATTALTVVTDTTAPTFSTTPTITLRTGTVTTTAAPVTLGWKAADSQALKQVSLLSPTTATFGSTTTSSSRTAKPGTASTWSMKAYDVAGNTRTSSPSYTPMILQETSATKSGSWTTRSSTSYLGGKSYSSGSKGASLTWTFTGRSAAWVVSRASTSGQAYVYVDGTKVATVDLKSSTTAYRQAIWTKSWSSSAKHTVKIVVVGTGGRPTITTDGLVYIK
- the sdhC gene encoding succinate dehydrogenase, cytochrome b556 subunit; this translates as MPAGTLYRGREGMWSWVAHRVTGVLIFFFLFVHVLDTALVRVSPEDYDKVVATYKTPIVACLEYGLVAAILFHALNGLRVIAVDFWSKGPRYQKQMLWSVVGLWVVLMIGAIYPVLGHAARELFGS
- a CDS encoding family 20 glycosylhydrolase, whose product is MSQHRKRTEKQARGLIAGAVVVTVAVGVGLGLWAGGDSDPAGSASSQAESPLGGRAEGSRAPSRAPSPTPSPTRSYPLSATPRTIPAVRAHTPARGPGWRPAPGRRVVVNDAGLADEGRLLAGELGLTYAGQKDDIRAGDVRLTVNGGKGANPESYRMTVRGGRVAISGPDDAGVFYGTRTLKQAVHGGGTAPEGVVRDEPAKPVRGFLLDIARKNFTAGWIEDRVRELGDLKFNRLQLHFSDDQAFRIESDSHPEIVSAQHLTKAQVKRIVALAAQRHITVVPEIDSPGHLGAVIAAHPELQLRSGAGNAARGAVDISNPASAKIVDDLLNEYAGLFPGADWHLGGDEYRALMVSDPEATYPQLAAAARKAYGAGATVEDLTTGWLNDRADTVRAHGRAPIAWNDGFFRATSVRAADDIRVGYWTGKEIGARQPVEYLSAGRKVVNYNDKFLYYVLGQPNQFSYPTGQRIYEEWTPRVLRGTTAVPSKYDSQILGGYFAVWCDFPNAQTQDQVAAGIRMPLRATVQKLWDPGKPALTWTRFKALADRLS
- a CDS encoding DUF4328 domain-containing protein, coding for MLCTRCLHAEAAPEGVLCAGCATPAGFAIPPAGVTPRIPLRSPIGLGRATAVLLGLAAAVDVFALGADFLMYDVTGDLAVGDTGAAVLDRADLADKLTAAAGSAQVLVLLACAVVFVIWLWRVRRNAEVFAPDGHHRARAWVIAGWVVPIANLWYPRRVVVDIWDASSTGDKPGGHALINVWWALWLLTNTIGRFLYTAFDAADTSQEIHDSMTQVMFADGVDLVAALVAVALVLRLTRMQDEKARQGPAVPVAV